In the candidate division WOR-3 bacterium genome, GAACAAGAAAATCGGCATCGCTAACTACGCCCAAATCCTTAACAAATGGGTTGGTGAATCGGAAAAGAACCTCATGCAGATATTCCGGGAAGCAAAGGAAGAAGATTGTATCTTGGTTTTTGATGAAGCGGACGCCCTATTTGCCAAAAGATTAGAAGAGGAGCATAGCACTGACCGTCTGCACAACTATATGACAAATATTCTAATGCAGGAGATGGAGAGATTTGAAGGGGTTATAATCCTTACCACCAACCGTGAGGTCGTCTTTGATGAGGCATTCTTTAGGCGGTTTTTGCTCAAACTGAAATTTGATATCCCGAAGCCTGAGACCCGAGCGGAAATTTGGCGGAGACTGATACCCAAAAAGATGCCGATCGCTGAGAATGTGGATTTTGAAGAACTGGGCAGTAGATTTGAACTGACCGGCGGTGAGATAAAGAATGTGATTCTCAATACAGCGTTAGAATGTGCCTTCAATGCCGAAGAGAAGGTGACGATGGAAATTTTAATGAGATTGGCGGAAAGGGAACTAGTGGCTACTGGTCGGAAAACGAGAAACCAAGTGGGTTTCGTAGCGGGCTAAGAAGAAGGGGGGTCGCACCTTCAAGGGTGCGCCCCCCAAATCATTGCATATTGATTTTCATAAGTTTTTATTATAATAAACGATGATAAACTCTCAAAAAGATATAGAAAATAAAAGAAGTATTAATAATATTTTGGGAGATTTAGAAAAGCTAACCGATTTTCTACTATCCGGAGAAAATAACCCACGTAAGAATTTGGCAATATGCCAAAATTGCCACCTTAATGAGTCTGATTATTCTCTTGTCTTTTATCGAAAAGAACTCCTTAAACAAAGACCTTTTCCGCCTCGTATTTATCTCACGAGACCCCAACCTTAAAGTAGAGAAGGAGGTTAGTAGTACTAATCAGGCCATAATTAATCTAAAAACTCCTCCCCCAAAGAAAGGGCTCGGCTGGTTTTTTAATGATTTCCTAACCATAAATTGCTTATGGAGTAGATTTTTAGAATTTTTAAAAAATCCCAATAATGAGTCCAGATTTTACTGGACCCATTTGGTTAAATGTTACGCAAAGAACTCACAGGAAGAAGTCCAAAAAGCCAAAAACTTCTGTAAAAATTATCTGAGCGAAGAATTAAAACAACTAGACCCAAAACTAATTATAGGTGCCGGCTTAGATGTGGCAAGGGTACTTGTAGAGATTGGATATCTTCAAGCAAATAAAGATAACCTGAGATTTAAAAACCTTCAACCTATTAATGAGAAAACATTAGAAGGAAGAGAAAGAATAATCATTATTCCCCATCCATCTCAATCTCCCTACCAAACATGGAAAAATGGCTGTTTCAAAATAGGGATAACACACAAAGAATTAACGGAACTTATAAAAAAAGTGGTATCTGACAATACAAATTGTCCCCAGGCAGTTTCTGGAGAAATTATTCTCTAATAATTTCCTCTTAGCAAATTAATAAGCGGAAGATTAAATTTGACATTGGCTAAATCCTTCTTATAATTAAAGATGTTAGAAGAAATTAGGGAAAATTTGGGTGAAGAAAATTACCAAAGGTTGGTTCGGATTAAAAATCCCGAACTCCATAATTTTATCGCCTACTATATCAAACTCTGCCAACCGGATAGGATTTTTGTCAGCACCAACTCCGAAGCCGATAATAATTACATAAGAGAAGTTGCTATCAAGAGTGGTGAGGAGATGCCTTTAAGAATCCCCGGCCATACCGTTCACTTTGATAACTATTACGACCAGGGCCGGGATAAAAAGAATACCCGAATTCTTTGTGAAGGGGAGACCAAATTGGGTAAAGGGATTGAAACAAAAAGACGGGCCGATGGTCTAAATGAGATTAAAGAGATTCTTACTGGGATAATGAGAAGCAGGGAGATGTATATCCTCTTTTTCTCTTTAGGACCAAAGAATTCTCAGTTCTCTATACCAGCGGTCCAGATTACCGACTCCCCTTATGTCGCCCATACCGAAAACCTCTTATACCGAGCCGGTTATGAAGAGTTCTTGGTCCAGAGGGATGGTAAATTTTTTAAGTTTGTCCACTCCCAAGGGGAATTGGATGAAAGAAAGACTTCAAAGAATTTAGATAAGAGAAGGGTTTACATTGACTTAGAAGAAGATACGGTTTTTAGTGTCAATACCCAATACGGTGGCAACACGATTGGCTTAAAGAAGTTGGCGATGCGGTTGGCAATCAACCGGGCAAAAAAAGAAGGTTGGCTCTGCGAACATATGCTCATTATG is a window encoding:
- a CDS encoding uracil-DNA glycosylase family protein — encoded protein: MSLIILLSFIEKNSLNKDLFRLVFISRDPNLKVEKEVSSTNQAIINLKTPPPKKGLGWFFNDFLTINCLWSRFLEFLKNPNNESRFYWTHLVKCYAKNSQEEVQKAKNFCKNYLSEELKQLDPKLIIGAGLDVARVLVEIGYLQANKDNLRFKNLQPINEKTLEGRERIIIIPHPSQSPYQTWKNGCFKIGITHKELTELIKKVVSDNTNCPQAVSGEIIL